One genomic window of Glycine max cultivar Williams 82 chromosome 16, Glycine_max_v4.0, whole genome shotgun sequence includes the following:
- the LOC100798415 gene encoding putative RING-H2 finger protein ATL21A — MGILEVLFPFFVFPVIYAASNDCQFSLCGNNSILIRFPFQLEGDRNPYCGYPGFNLTCTNSSKTVLKFPYSRGAFYVRSINYLTQKIQVYDPDDCLPKRLLSLNISGSPFIPTFTRDYTFLSCPFQNAGSQFIPIDCLSNSTSFVSAIPTLSLINPLNESCYVITRVSVPVSGPEQQYEKNFRDELIEDLRLTWDTPDCKYCESRQQLCGFDPNNNGQLFCFSGYQTGTSRRGTQVFRIITLCIAGPAAVFAIVMACCVCYKDRLANIRNSAITRSAPAATISPEPQITTTGLDESTIESYEKVVLGESRRVPGPNNNGCCWICLSEYNSKETIRLIPECKHCFHADCIDEWLRINTTCPVCRNSPSPSPIHVTSIDP; from the exons ATGGGCATCTTAGAAGTCCTTTTTCCCTTCTTCGTCTTTCCTGTCATATATGCTGCCTCAAATGATTGCCAATTTTCTCTCTGTGGCAACAATAGTATCCTTATTCGTTTCCCCTTTCAACTAGAAGGTGATCGAAATCCTTATTGTGGCTATCCTGGTTTCAACTTAACTTGTACGAATAGTAGCAAAACAGTGCTAAAATTTCCATACTCTCGTGGCGCATTCTATGTGCGCAGCATCAACTACCTCACACAAAAGATACAAGTCTACGACCCTGATGATTGCCTACCCAAACGTCTTCTGAGCCTCAATATCTCAGGTTCTCCTTTTATCCCCACTTTTACTCGTGACTACACCTTCTTAAGCTGTCCATTTCAGAACGCAGGGTCACAATTCATTCCCATAGACTGCCTCAGTAATTCCACAAGTTTTGTATCAGCTATCCCTACACTGAgcttgatcaatccattgaatgAGTCTTGCTATGTTATTACAAGGGTTTCAGTCCCAGTTTCAGGGCCAGAGCAGCAGTATGAGAAGAATTTCAGAGATGAGCTTATTGAAGATCTTCGATTAACGTGGGATACACCTGACTGCAAATATTGCGAATCGCGACAGCAATTGTGTGGGTTTGATCCAAATAACAACGGTCAACTCTTCTGCTTCTCTGGTTACCAAACAG GTACTTCAAGACGTGGAACCCAAGTTTTCAGAATCATCACACTATGCATAGCTGGACCAGCAGCGGTCTTTGCAATTGTGATGGCATGTTGTGTGTGCTACAAGGACAGACTAGCCAACATTCGTAACAGTGCCATTACAAGGTCTGCACCTGCAGCTACAATATCGCCGGAGCCACAAATCACGACCACGGGTCTGGACGAGTCCACCATCGAGTCTTACGAGAAGGTGGTGCTCGGAGAGAGTCGACGAGTTCCGGGACCCAACAACAATGGATGCTGTTGGATATGCTTGTCGGAGTACAACAGCAAAGAGACCATAAGACTGATTCCTGAATGCAAACACTGCTTCCATGCAGACTGCATAGACGAGTGGCTTCGAATAAACACCACATGCCCAGTTTGCCGCAACTCTCCCTCCCCTTCTCCTATTCATGTTACGTCCATTGACCCTTAA